In Clostridia bacterium, the DNA window GGGCGTAGATCGCGTCCGCCGCCGCGTTGGTTATCTGGCAGCCGTCCGCGCCGTAGACCTTGTAGCCGTTATACGCCGCGGGGTTGTGGGAGGCGGTTATGACCACGCCGCCGCTACATTTCAGCTGACGCACGGCGAAGGAGAGCATCGGGGTGGGCATCAGCTCGGAGTACATATATACGCGCACGCCCTTGGCGGCGAGCGTCGCCGCCGCTTCGCGCGTGAACTCCGCCGAGCCGTTGCGCGAGTCGTGCGCTATCGCGCAGGATGCGTCCGCGCCGAACTCCGCGAGCAGATAGTCCGCGAGCCCCGCGGTCGCTCTGCGCACCGTGTATACGTTCATCCTGTTCGTGCCGGCGCCGAGCTTGCCGCGCAGGCCGCCCGTGCCGAACTCCAGGTGCTTGTAGAATCTGTCTTCGATGGCTTTTTCGTCGCCGGCTACGGCGAGCAGTTCTTCCTTCAGCGCGCCGGAGCACTCCGACTTCCACTGTTCGTAAAGCTTGTTGATTTCCATTTGTGTCACCCTTTCGTGTTTACAAGGGTTATTCTACCACGATGATATGAGATTTTCAACAAAAAAATCCGTTTTGTTGTTGTGAGTTGCGGCGGGAGGTGTTATAATAGGATGTTATTATGGAGATTTCCGGAGGTGCGCCCCGTGAAAACACTGCTCATTGACGGCAACAGTCTGCTGAACCGCGCGTTCTACGGCATACGCCCGCTTTCCACGAAGGAGGGCGTGCCGACGAACGGCGTATTCGGCTTCATGAACATACTCTTCAAGCTGCTCGCCGACGTCGCGCCCGAACGCGCCTGCGTCGCCTTCGACCTGAAGCAGCCGACCTTCCGCCACAAGATGTACGCCGAATACAAGGCGGGGCGGCATCCGACTCCCGACGAGCTGCTCGCGCAGTTCCCGGTGCTCAAAGAGCTGCTCGACGCCTACGGTATCCCGCGCCGCGAGGTACCCGGCTACGAGGCGGACGACATAATCGGCACGCTCGCCGACAAGCTCGGCGGCGAGGTCTTCATCGCCACGGGCGACCGCGACTCCCTGCAGCTCGTCAGCGGCCGCGTGACCGTGCTCCTCGCCGGAGCGAAGGTCGCCGGCGGCGAAACGATGCGCTGCGATCCGGCGAAGATAAACGAACTTTACGGCGTCGAGCCGAAGCAGCTTCGCGACGTCAAGGGGCTGATGGGCGACAGCTCCGACAATATCCCCGGCGTCAAGGGAGTCGGCGAAAAGACCGCCTGCGACCTGATACGCCGCTACTCCGACCTCGAGGGCGTCTACGCCAATATCGGCGAGCAGAAGGGCGCCCTGCGCGAGAAGCTCGAACGCGACCGCGACGCCGCCTTCATGAGCCGCGAGCTCGGCACGATCTGCCTCGAAGCGCCGGTCGAATACGACCCCGACGCGTATCTGATAAAGCCCTACGACCCCGCAACGCTCGCCGCCGCGCTGAAGAAATACGAGCTCGAGAAGTTCATCGACAAGCTCGGACTGCAGAACGCCGCGCCCGCCGAAGCCGCGCCTTCCGCGCCCGCTCCGGAGGCGGAGGAAGCCGACGCCGGCGCCTTCGCCGCCGCGCTCTCCGCGCGCGAAAGCGCGGACGTTTACCTCGATTTCACCGCCGGCGAAGCCGCGCTCTGCGGCGGAACGCCGCTGATATGCCGCGACCTTGACGGCGCGGTACGCGCGCTCTCCGCATACTCCGGACGGCTGCGCGTCAACGATTACAAACGCCTCTGCCGCGCCTGCGCGGAGCTTTCGCTCCCCGCGCCGCGCGCGGAGTTCTGCGCCGCGATAGGCGGCTATCTGCTGCGCCCCGACCGCAGCGACTACTCCGTCTTCGCGCTCGCGCGGCTGCTCGGACTTCCCCGCGCCGCGAAGGAGGACTCCGCGGCCGCCGCCTCCCTGCTCCCCGCCGTCTGCGACGCCGAGGCCGCCGAGCTTGAAGCCGACGGCATGACCGCGCTGATGCGCGATATGGAGCTTCCGCTCGCCCGCGTGCTGACCGATATGGAGCGCGCCGGCTTCACCGTCGACGTCGCGGGGCTGCAGGCCTTCGGCGCGGAGCTTTCCGCGCGCGCGGAGGCGGCTCAGACGGAGATATACCGCCTCGCCGGGTGCGAATTCAACGTCAATTCCCCGAAGCAGCTCGGCGACGTGCTCTTCAACAGGCTCGGCCTGCGCGGCGGCAAGAAGACGAAGACCGGCTGGTCCACCGACGCCGAAACGCTCGGCAAGCTGCGCGGCGAGAGCGAGATAGTCGACCTCGTGCTCGAATACCGCACGCTGACGAAGCTCGTCAGCACCTACGTCGTCGGGCTTTCCGAAGCCGCCGGCGAGGACGGGCGCGTGCACACCACCTTCCTGCAGACCGAAACGCGCACGGGGCGCATTTCCTCGCGCGAGCCTAACCTGCAGAATATCCCCGTCCGCACCGAGCTGGGCAGCAATATGCGCCGCTTCTTCCGCGCCGCGGACGGCTGCGTGCTCGTCGACGCCGACTACTCGCAGATCGAGCTGCGCCTGCTCGCCGCCCTCTCCGGCGACGAAAACATGATCGCCGCCTTCCTCTCCGGCAACGACTTCCACCGCGAGACCGCCGCCCGCGTCTTCGGCCTCCCCGCCGATATGGTCACACCCGAGATACGCGGCCGCGCGAAGGCGATAAACTTCGGCATCGTCTACGGAATGGGCGCGTTCACGCTGTCAAAAGACCTCAAAATAAGCGTCTATGACGCGAAGAAATATATCGAGAACTACTTCGCCACCTACCCGAAGGTGCGCGAGTGGCTGGACGCGAGCGTCGCCTCCGCGAAGGAGAGCGGCTACGCCCGCACCGCCCTCGGC includes these proteins:
- a CDS encoding DNA polymerase I, yielding MKTLLIDGNSLLNRAFYGIRPLSTKEGVPTNGVFGFMNILFKLLADVAPERACVAFDLKQPTFRHKMYAEYKAGRHPTPDELLAQFPVLKELLDAYGIPRREVPGYEADDIIGTLADKLGGEVFIATGDRDSLQLVSGRVTVLLAGAKVAGGETMRCDPAKINELYGVEPKQLRDVKGLMGDSSDNIPGVKGVGEKTACDLIRRYSDLEGVYANIGEQKGALREKLERDRDAAFMSRELGTICLEAPVEYDPDAYLIKPYDPATLAAALKKYELEKFIDKLGLQNAAPAEAAPSAPAPEAEEADAGAFAAALSARESADVYLDFTAGEAALCGGTPLICRDLDGAVRALSAYSGRLRVNDYKRLCRACAELSLPAPRAEFCAAIGGYLLRPDRSDYSVFALARLLGLPRAAKEDSAAAASLLPAVCDAEAAELEADGMTALMRDMELPLARVLTDMERAGFTVDVAGLQAFGAELSARAEAAQTEIYRLAGCEFNVNSPKQLGDVLFNRLGLRGGKKTKTGWSTDAETLGKLRGESEIVDLVLEYRTLTKLVSTYVVGLSEAAGEDGRVHTTFLQTETRTGRISSREPNLQNIPVRTELGSNMRRFFRAADGCVLVDADYSQIELRLLAALSGDENMIAAFLSGNDFHRETAARVFGLPADMVTPEIRGRAKAINFGIVYGMGAFTLSKDLKISVYDAKKYIENYFATYPKVREWLDASVASAKESGYARTALGRRRRLEGINGTNAVMRNFEERVAMNMPVQGTAADVIKLAMVNTAKKLRECGFKARLILQVHDELIVEAPEAEAEAVGRLLKEEMENAYKCAVPLIAEVGVGKTWYEAK